Proteins found in one Micromonospora sp. WMMD1082 genomic segment:
- a CDS encoding carotenoid biosynthesis protein: MSGRSPTRACVWLLLALLVLAQVCYPLTGGATRARLTVATVVLGYLLSVGHALASRGPRAAVALVAVATGGGFAIEALGVATGFPFGSYDYSGQLGPRLAGVPLIIPLAWTWMAWPAWLAATRLTLGTPARIALATVGLAAWDLFLDPQMVAEGHWVWRDPTPALPGLPGIPVSNYLGWLLFAVLMMTALRPLAGPTVATTDARDHPMYALYLWTYGSSVLAHAVFLDLPASALWGAAGMAVVAVPLAVTLLRARRAGDRDAGSPHSPVDVAA, translated from the coding sequence ATGAGCGGACGGTCGCCGACCCGGGCCTGCGTCTGGCTCCTGCTGGCCCTGCTGGTGCTGGCGCAGGTCTGCTACCCGCTGACCGGCGGGGCGACCCGGGCCCGGCTGACCGTGGCCACCGTCGTGCTCGGCTACCTGCTCTCGGTCGGTCACGCGCTGGCCAGCCGGGGGCCGCGGGCGGCGGTGGCGCTGGTCGCGGTGGCCACCGGCGGCGGGTTCGCCATCGAGGCGCTCGGCGTGGCCACCGGCTTCCCGTTCGGCAGCTACGACTACTCGGGTCAACTCGGCCCGAGGCTGGCCGGGGTGCCGCTGATCATCCCCCTGGCCTGGACCTGGATGGCCTGGCCGGCCTGGCTGGCGGCGACCCGGCTCACCCTCGGCACGCCGGCACGGATCGCGCTGGCCACGGTCGGGCTGGCCGCCTGGGATCTCTTCCTCGACCCGCAGATGGTGGCCGAGGGCCACTGGGTGTGGCGCGATCCCACCCCCGCGCTGCCGGGGCTGCCCGGCATCCCGGTCAGCAACTACCTGGGATGGCTGCTGTTCGCGGTGCTGATGATGACCGCGCTGCGCCCGCTCGCCGGGCCCACCGTGGCCACCACCGACGCCCGCGACCATCCGATGTACGCGCTCTACCTGTGGACGTACGGCTCCAGCGTGCTGGCCCACGCGGTCTTCCTCGACCTGCCCGCCTCGGCGCTGTGGGGCGCCGCCGGCATGGCGGTGGTCGCGGTGCCGCTCGCGGTCACGCTGCTGCGGGCCCGACGGGCCGGTGACCGCGACGCCGGCTCGCCCCACTCCCCGGTCGACGTCGCGGCATGA
- a CDS encoding glycosyltransferase family A protein, with amino-acid sequence MTAALVLLLGVAALTAHTVVNAGRWLRRPTDRPVRVTETVAVLLPLRDEATRVTPCLRALLAQRGVPGLRVLVLDDGSTDGTAEVVRAVAAGEPRVTLLTGTAPPPGWLGKPHACWQLATRAGESATALVFVDADVVLGPYAVAAAVTELRAAGATLLSPYPRIVVRSVADRLVQPLLQWLWLTFLPLRAMERSPRPSLAAAGGQFLVVDRAGYLRAGGHAAVADRVLEDIELARAVKRSGDRIALADGSRLATCRMYEDWPQLRDGYTKSLWATFGHPVAAAGVVTLLLLLYTAPPLVAGVALLAGAPAVAGIAGLAYLAGVAGRLVSARATGGRAWPDALGHPVSVAVLGWLTLRSYHLRKRRRLSWRGRPVG; translated from the coding sequence ATGACCGCCGCCCTCGTCCTGCTGCTCGGCGTCGCCGCGTTGACCGCGCACACCGTGGTCAACGCCGGCCGGTGGCTGCGCCGCCCGACCGACCGGCCGGTGCGGGTCACCGAGACGGTGGCGGTGCTGCTGCCGCTGCGCGACGAGGCCACCCGGGTCACCCCGTGCCTGCGCGCCCTGCTCGCCCAGCGCGGCGTGCCCGGCCTGCGCGTCCTGGTGCTCGACGACGGCTCGACCGACGGCACCGCCGAGGTGGTCCGCGCGGTGGCCGCCGGCGAGCCCCGGGTCACCCTGCTCACCGGGACCGCGCCGCCGCCGGGCTGGCTGGGCAAGCCGCACGCCTGCTGGCAGCTGGCCACCCGCGCCGGCGAGTCGGCCACCGCGCTGGTCTTCGTGGACGCCGACGTGGTGCTCGGCCCGTACGCCGTGGCGGCGGCGGTGACCGAGCTGCGTGCCGCCGGGGCGACGCTGCTGTCGCCGTACCCGAGGATCGTGGTGCGGAGCGTGGCCGACCGGCTGGTGCAGCCGCTGTTGCAGTGGCTGTGGCTGACCTTCCTGCCGCTGCGCGCGATGGAGCGCTCGCCCCGGCCGTCGCTGGCCGCGGCCGGCGGGCAGTTCCTGGTCGTGGACCGGGCCGGCTACCTGCGGGCCGGCGGGCACGCGGCGGTCGCCGACCGGGTGCTGGAGGACATCGAGCTGGCCCGGGCGGTGAAGCGGTCCGGCGACCGGATCGCCCTCGCCGACGGCTCCCGGCTGGCCACCTGCCGGATGTACGAGGACTGGCCGCAGCTGCGCGACGGCTACACCAAGTCGCTCTGGGCGACGTTCGGGCACCCGGTCGCCGCCGCCGGGGTGGTCACCCTGCTGCTCCTGCTCTACACGGCACCGCCGCTGGTCGCCGGCGTGGCGCTGCTCGCCGGCGCGCCGGCGGTGGCCGGGATCGCCGGCCTGGCGTACCTGGCGGGGGTGGCCGGGCGGCTGGTCAGCGCCCGGGCCACCGGCGGGCGGGCGTGGCCCGACGCGCTGGGCCACCCCGTGTCGGTCGCGGTCCTCGGTTGGCTGACCCTACGGTCGTACCATCTGCGCAAGCGGCGGCGCCTGTCCTGGCGGGGCCGTCCGGTGGGCTAG
- a CDS encoding GNAT family N-acetyltransferase: MRLVRWTPDDLLRRLDDVVAVYGEAMGYRADLLEARRGYIATHVRRPGFRAVASLTSEGHLAGFGYGYVGGPGQWWHDQVWRALDPATRLRWLTDCFEVVELHVRPPAQGHGLGAGQLRALLTMAEGVTTLLSTPEADERTSRAWRLYRRFGFVDVLRDFRFPGDERPFGVLGRDLPLPAPGPTPPPARP, from the coding sequence ATGAGGTTGGTGCGGTGGACACCGGACGATCTTCTCCGGCGGCTGGACGACGTGGTGGCCGTCTACGGCGAGGCGATGGGTTACCGCGCCGACCTGCTGGAGGCCCGTCGCGGCTACATCGCCACCCACGTGCGCCGGCCCGGCTTCCGCGCCGTCGCCAGCCTGACCAGCGAGGGCCACCTGGCCGGCTTCGGGTACGGCTACGTCGGCGGTCCCGGCCAGTGGTGGCACGACCAGGTGTGGCGGGCGCTGGATCCGGCGACCCGGCTGCGCTGGCTGACCGACTGCTTCGAGGTGGTCGAACTGCACGTACGGCCGCCGGCACAGGGGCACGGGCTGGGCGCCGGGCAGCTGCGCGCCCTGCTGACCATGGCCGAGGGCGTGACCACCCTGCTGTCCACCCCGGAGGCCGACGAGCGCACCTCGCGCGCCTGGCGGCTGTACCGCCGGTTCGGCTTCGTCGACGTGCTGCGCGACTTCCGCTTTCCCGGCGACGAACGCCCGTTCGGCGTGCTCGGCCGGGACCTGCCGCTGCCCGCACCGGGGCCGACACCCCCGCCCGCCCGGCCATGA